A DNA window from Drosophila pseudoobscura strain MV-25-SWS-2005 chromosome 2, UCI_Dpse_MV25, whole genome shotgun sequence contains the following coding sequences:
- the LOC6897522 gene encoding titin isoform X4, producing MIGRMSICRTPLHYLGMLRPTLRSTQLSPLAAQRLKHDTGDSGEEPSAKGRPRLRQVKLIEVRRGSGKGENPIRDGATTSGLRTKSVGLESEEAKNEPMGEAKDEPMSEAKDEVFNEAKEVALMSASKDEPMSEAKNEPMSQAKNEPMSQAKNEPMSEAKNEPMSEAKNEPMSEAKNEPMSQAKNEPISEAKNEPMSQAKNEPMSEAKNEPMSQAKNEPMSYARDEPISEAKNDVFSEAKKVAFMSATKDEPISEAKNEPLCEAKDEAFTGAQHEPMAEAKDSPRSEAQDEAFTTEIPQERRQESPFESRPELPMERQPALPAKTSPGEVNPKNPYHIVTCEQEQDTEPSNAEVPEGKVKVSGTIIFKDSSNFETKSLEILANVPTPTGESLNVWSQSCAPEKEDSGAAKNVNDTKDEEAQIILEFDADTSTTKGNMDLKVNASKTEEILNSDTQNKIDEKQATIEDLYPTTPKGYEIGCVVDLSDIVQSTRDEQNVEAIVPETENLDDKIQISSSAETTNRLPRTIVRKTDDSPAKAVEAVNEEQAVEAIVPGTENLDDKIQTSSTAVDEEQAVEKVETIENPEEIAIKSPTNRLPRMIVRKKDDSPIQTPTNRLPIQWINEDGSPAKVAKTVEAVNEEQAVEAIVPETENVDDKIQTSSTAVKEEQAAEAVKKVEAIVPESPEEIVIKSATNRLPHMIVRKKDDSPAKAEEAVNEEQAVESSEEVEIIAENSEAFKSPSNTLPLRIVRDENDFPVEPVFKQLIPSSEFKTNRDAPPEESYSWKDKSKENIEFIQTKKVFKSDMEEELAAPTSMDLSPEKALKKVEVETSEAKEFKSEMNELQSETKELQMEMNELQSEAKELQMEMNELQSETTELQSEMNELQSETKELQPAMNELQSEATEEKSESTEVQNTPKSAAEIISMMEQKHKDQKSMILANRSHDYPSKSTSQIVATFGLRPEPGQGFRAKGQLNRTELDRQADEYFAYISEPVTSQRATKMEPEPSELEKKMEPENSELAKSIEAETSELDRKVQQVETAEESNRKAEEYFEKIHYPETSALEPEIAELMKKIDLEQSQLEMKMEPETSELGRKVEKVETAEESNRKAEEYFEKIHYPETSALEPEIAELMKKIDLEQSQLEMKMEPETSELGRKVEKVETAEESNRKADEYFAKIHDPETSALEPEIAEFMKKIDLEQSQLEMKMEPETSELGRKVEKVETAEESNRKAEEYFEKIHYPETSALEPEIAEFMKKIDLEQSQLEMKMEPETSELGRKVEKVETPEESNRKADEYFAKINKHTIPELEPEISKFMETSNLPKKILPDFSKLYKKFQKVETPEESERKAEEYFAKISAPETSELAKKMEPVKSELAKKIEPEKSELTKKKAAETSQLGRIVEKVETPEESERKAEEYFAKISAPEISELANKMELEKSELANKMEPEKSELANKMEPEKSELTKKKAAESSQLGRKVEKVETPEEANRKAEEYFAKINDQETSLDRQVEESRRTTFEEMFVNSKSSQYFNEMNPKQETYRLKRNETSKKVEKGSHLDTKLDQAIKDMALNQKAEEYFDIINEAELSQLEGKMEPESSQLDKKMNPETPQEEESRSFEELTTKFVVRHGGEKEEADEKSMKRNRDDAIADKQGDDTNEEPPSDKPLFVPPEDKDRLKEKSELSEGDLYKKQSEDPVSDDAAEFSSNSEPEKRPAPERKRKRKLADGELDVKLLVPDEAKETASGTSPAIDAPAKQNFVQYIVEKIFRKKKPPPKGRTMSTCCQSRDVSTSCALLCPDNNDIFDDPFSPEEGKTIDPNDKDFISPDLERQGLGARAIRTDREENRKHGQPQAMKIDNPVGVWSTKKTKTPLNHQPGMSMSTMLFSSDSDSTKIRGGSKQCKNREKTMREKLMEKKENKDNKIEIMGGSEQCAEKLQKLKDGSEDDDCKSSFSSFFQFTKMFWSPTLSDSEPTKKDK from the exons ATGATCGGAAGAATGTCAATCTGTCGCACGCCCCTTCATTATTTGGGAATGCTGCGTCCTACTTTGAGATCCACACAGCTGTCGCCTCTGGCGGCACAACGCCTTAAGCATGATACGGGCGACTCGGGAGAGGAGCCATCGGCCAAGGGCCGCCCTCGCCTTCGACAGGTGAAACTCATTGAAGTGCGACGGGGCTCTGGTAAGGGAGAAAACCCGATCAGAGATGGTGCAACGACTAGCGGACTGAGGACAAAGTCCGTGGGCCTCGAAAGCGAGGAAGCAAAGAATGAACCCATGGGTGAGGCAAAGGACGAACCCATGAGTGAGGCAAAGGACGAAGTCTTCAATGAAGCAAAGGAGGTTGCCTTAATGAGTGCCTCGAAGGATGAACCCATGAGTGAGGCAAAGAATGAACCCATGAGTCAGGCAAAGAATGAACCCATGAGTCAGGCAAAGAATGAACCTATGAGTGAGGCAAAGAATGAACCCATGAGTGAGGCAAAGAATGAACCCATGAGTGAGGCAAAGAATGAACCCATGAGTCAGGCAAAGAATGAACCCATTAGTGAGGCAAAGAATGAACCCATGAGTCAGGCAAAGAATGAACCCATGAGTGAGGCAAAGAATGAACCCATGAGTCAGGCAAAGAATGAACCTATGAGTTACGCTAGGGACGAACCCATCAGTGAGGCTAAGAACGATGTCTTCAGCGAAGCAAAGAAGGTAGCCTTTATGAGTGCCACGAAGGATGAACCCATTAGTGAGGCAAAGAATGAACCCCTCTGTGAAGCCAAGGACGAAGCCTTCACCGGTGCCCAGCACGAACCCATGGCTGAAGCAAAGGACTCACCCCGCAGTGAAGCCCAAGATGAAGCCTTCACCACCGAAATCCCCCAAGAGCGTAGACAGGAGTCTCCCTTCGAGTCCAGGCCCGAGCTACCCATGGAGAGGCAGCCAGCCTTGCCCGCAAAGACATCACCGGGCGAGGTGAATCCCAAGAATCCCTATCACATTGTGACATGTGAACAGGAACAGGATACGGAGCCATCGAATGCAGAAGTCCCCGAAGGTAAAGTGAAGGTATCCGGCACGATCATCTTTAAGGACAGCTCGAATTTTGAGACCAAATCTTTGGAAATTCTGGCAAACGTACCAACGCCCACAGGAGAGTCGTTGAATGTTTGGTCACAGTCTTGTGCCCCAGAGAAGGAGGATTCCGGTGCCGCGAAGAACGTCAATGACACGAAGGACGAGGAAGCGCAGATTATTTTGGAATTTGATGCCGATACGTCAACTACAAAAGGAAATATGGATCTTAAAGTCAATGCCTCTAAGACCGAAGAGATTCTCAACTCTGACACGCAGAACAAGATCGACGAAAAGCAGGCAACGATTGAGGATCTATATCCAACGACCCCAAAAGGATACGAGATTGGTTGTGTGGTAGATCTAAGCGACATAGTCCAGAGCACCAGAGATGAACAAAACGTGGAAGCCATTGTTCCTGAAACTGAAAATCTCGATGATAAGATTCAGATATCCTCTTCAGCAGAAACCACCAATAGATTACCCCGTACGATCGTAAGGAAAACGGATGATTCGCCCGCAAAAGCCGTAGAAGCAGTGAACGAAGAACAAGCCGTAGAAGCCATTGTCCCAGGAACTGAAAATCTGGATGATAAGATCCAGACATCCTCTACAGCAGTGGACGAAGAACAAGCCGTGGAAAAAGTGGAAACCATTGAAAACCCCGAAGAGATAGCCATCAAATCACCCACCAATAGATTACCCCGTATGATCGTAAGGAAGAAGGATGATTCGCCAATCCAGACACCCACCAATAGATTACCCATTCAATGGATAAATGAGGATGGTTCCCCCGCGAAAGTCGCAAAAACCGTAGAAGCAGTGAACGAAGAACAAGCCGTGGAAGCCATTGTCCCTGAAACTGAAAATGTAGATGATAAAATACAGAC ATCCTCAACAGCAGTTAAAGAAGAACAGGCCGCGGAGGCCGTGAAAAAAGTGGAAGCCATTGTCCCTGAAAGCCCCGAAGAGATAGTCATCAAATCAGCCACCAATAGATTACCCCATATGATCGTAAGGAAAAAGGATGATTCGCCCGCGAAAGCCGAAGAAGCCGTAAACGAAGAACAGGCCGTGGAATCCTCAGAAGAAGTGGAAATCATCGCTGAAAACTCCGAAGCCTTCAAATCTCCCTCCAATACCTTACCCCTTAGGATCGTTAGGGATGAAAATGATTTTCCCGTTGAGCCAGTTTTTAAACAGTTAATACCATCATCAGAGTTTAAGACGAATAGGGATGCACCGCCCGAAGAGTCCTACTCTTGGAAAGATAAATCCAAAGAAAACATAGAGTTTATCCAGACTAAAAAAGTGTTTAAAAGCGATATGGAAGAGGAATTAGCGGCACCAACATCGATGGACTTGAGTCCTGAGAAAGCTTTGAAGAAAGTTGAGGTAGAAACTTCGGAAGCTAAAGAATTTAAGTCGGAGATGAATGAACTGCAATCGGAGACCAAAGAACTTCAAATGGAGATGAATGAGCTGCAATCGGAGGCCAAAGAACTTCAAATGGAGATGAATGAGCTGCAATCGGAGACAACAGAACTTCAATCGGAAATGAATGAACTGCAATCGGAGACAAAAGAACTTCAACCGGCGATGAATGAGCTTCAATCGGAGGCAACAGAAGAGAAATCAGAGTCTACAGAAGTCCAGAACACTCCCAAGTCCGCTGCAGAGATAATCTCCATGATGGAACAGAAGCACAAAGACCAGAAATCCATGATCCTTGCCAACAGGTCCCATGATTACCCCTCGAAATCCACATCCCAAATAGTTGCAACATTTGGCCTGAGACCCGAACCCGGTCAAGGATTCAGGGCCAAAGGACAGCTGAACAGAACCGAGCTGGACAGACAAGCTGATGAATACTTTGCGTACATCAGTGAACCGGTGACGTCACAACGGGCGACGAAAATGGAACCGGAACCCTCAGAATTGGAAAAGAAAATGGAACCAGAAAACTCAGAATTGGCGAAATCAATAGAAGCAGAAACCTCCGAACTGGACAGAAAAGTACAACAAGTGGAGACAGCAGAAGAATCAAACAGAAAAGCCGAAGAATACTTTGAGAAGATCCACTATCCGGAGACCTCAGCATTGGAACCAGAAATCGCTGAACTTATGAAGAAAATAGATTTGGAACAATCACAATTGGAGATGAAAATGGAACCAGAAACCTCCGAACTGGGCAGAAAAGTAGAAAAAGTGGAGACAGCAGAAGAATCGAACAGAAAAGCCGAAGAATACTTTGAGAAGATCCACTATCCGGAGACCTCAGCATTGGAACCAGAAATCGCTGAACTTATGAAGAAAATAGATTTGGAACAATCACAATTGGAGATGAAAATGGAACCAGAAACCTCCGAACTGGGCAGAAAAGTAGAAAAAGTGGAGACAGCAGAAGAATCGAACAGAAAAGCTGACGAATATTTCGCGAAGATCCACGATCCGGAGACCTCAGCATTGGAACCAGAAATCGCTGAATTTATGAAGAAAATAGATTTGGAACAATCACAATTGGAGATGAAAATGGAACCAGAAACCTCCGAACTGGGCAGAAAAGTAGAAAAAGTGGAGACAGCAGAAGAATCGAACAGAAAAGCCGAAGAATACTTTGAGAAGATCCACTATCCGGAGACCTCAGCATTGGAACCAGAAATCGCTGAATTTATGAAGAAAATAGATTTGGAACAATCACAATTGGAGATGAAAATGGAACCAGAAACCTCCGAACTGGGCAGAAAAGTAGAAAAAGTGGAAACACCAGAAGAATCGAACAGAAAAGCTGACGAATATTTCGCGAAAATCAACAAACATACGATCCCAGAACTGGAACCTGAAATTTCGAAATTCATGGAAACCTCAAATTTGCCGAAGAAAATTTTACCAGATTTCTCCAAGCTGtacaaaaaatttcaaaaagtGGAGACGCCAGAAGAATCCGAGAGAAAAGCTGAAGAATATTTTGCGAAGATCAGCGCACCGGAAACCTCAGAATTGGCAAAGAAAATGGAACCGGTAAAATCAGAATTGGCAAAGAAAATTGAACCAGAAAAATCAGAATTGACGAAGAAAAAGGCAGCAGAAACCTCCCAACTGGGCAGAATAGTAGAAAAAGTGGAGACGCCAGAAGAATCCGAAAGAAAAGCTGAAGAATATTTTGCGAAGATCAGCGCACCGGAAATCTCAGAATTGGCAAATAAAATGGAACTAGAAAAATCAGAATTGGCGAATAAAATGGAACCAGAAAAATCTGAATTGGCGAATAAAATGGAACCAGAAAAATCAGAATTGACGAAGAAAAAGGCAGCAGAAAGCTCCCAACTGGGCAGAAAAGTAGAAAAGGTGGAGACACCAGAAGAAGCCAACAGAAAAGCCGAGGAATACTTTGCGAAGATCAACGATCAGGAGACCTCGCTGGACAGACAAGTGGAGGAATCAAGGCGCACCACGTTTGAAGAAATGTTCGTCAACTCAAAATCGAGTCAATACTTTAACGAAATGAACCCCAAACAGGAAACTTATCGGCTAAAGAGAAACGAAACCTCAAAAAAGGTCGAAAAAGGCTCACATTTGGATACAAAACTAGATCAAGCGATTAAGGACATGGCATTAAACCAAAAAGCTGAGGAATACTTTGACATAATAAATGAAGCAGAACTCTCGCAACTGGAAGGGAAAATGGAACCCGAAAGCTCACAATTGGACAAAAAAATGAATCCCGAAACCCCCCAAGAAGAAGAATCAAGGTCTTTCGAGGAACTGACCACCAAATTTGTAGTGAGACATGGGGGGGAAAAAGAGGAAGCCGATGAGAAATCAATGAAAAGGAATCGAGACGATGCCATAGCCGATAAGCAAGGGGACGACACCAATGAAGAGCCGCCATCCGATAAACCTCTCTTTGTGCCCCCTGAAGATAAGGACAGGCTAAAGGAGAAAAGTGAACTGTCAGAAGGAGATCTGTATAAAAAACAATCAGAGGATCCTGTGTCTGACGATGCGGCAGAATTTAGTTCAAACTCCGAGCCCGAAAAGAGGCCAGCTCCAGAGAGGAAACGGAAACGCAAGCTGGCGGATGGAGAACTAGACGTTAAGCTGCTCGTTCCGGATGAAGCCAAAGAGACTGCCAGCGGGACTTCCCCGGCGATAGATGCACCAGCAAAACAGAACTTTGTTCAATACATCGTTGAGAAGATCTTTCGCAAAAAGAAGCCCCCGCCAAAAGGCAGAACAATGTCCACCTGCTGCCAGAGCCGTGACGTCAGCACAAGCTGTGCTCTGCTTTGCCCTGACAACAATGACATATTCGATGATCCGTTCAGTCCAGAAGAGGGCAAGACAATCGATCCCAACGATAAGGACTTCATTTCGCCCGATCTGGAGAGGCAGGGTCTGGGCGCCAGGGCCATACGCACGGACCGCGAAGAGAATCGGAAACATGGTCAACCCCAAGCCATGAAGATCGATAATCCGGTGGGTGTTTGGTctacaaagaaaacaaagacTCCTTTGAATCATCAGCCCGGGATGAGCATGAGCACGATGCTCTTTTCCAGCGATTCAGATTCCACCAAGATCCGTGGCGGTTCCAAGCAGTGCAAAAACCGCGAGAAGACAATGCGCGAAAAGCTaatggaaaagaaagagaacAAAGACAATAAAATCGAGATCATGGGCGGCTCCGAGCAGTGTGCCGAAAAGTTGCAGAAACTCAAAGACGGCTCTGAAGATGATGACTGCAAAAGCAGTTTCAGCAGCTTCTTTCAATTCACAAAAATGTTCTGG TCTCCTACTCTTTCAGATTCAGAACCAACCAAAAAGGACAAATAG